Within Paenibacillus sabinae T27, the genomic segment ATCGTACGGAAAGGCCCGAATTCAAAGCCTGATGGAGCTGTCGGACGGCGGCCTGCTGAAGCTGACAACGGAAAGGTATCTGACTCCGGATAAAGTCGATTTCAACCATATCGGCCTGACCCCGGATATCGAGGTTAAAGACGACGCCGCGCAGATTATCACCGCGCTTCGGCTTGCGGGGATGAAATCGATCGAAGCCGCGGGCGACAACCATATTCTCGACGTGAACGGTTCCGCTTTTTCCGGAAATGTCGGTCTGGTGAAGCAGGGGGGCCGTGTGTACGCTTCCTCCCGTGTGCTGACGGCGCTTGTTAATGGCACTTTGACCTGGGATGCCAAGAACAAGAAAGTCATCGTCGCCTCAGGGTCCGGCAAGACCTTTGGCTTCAGCGTCTCCTCGAAGGAGGCGCTCTCCCGGAACGGAGAAACGTTTATCGCACTCAACACCTTTACGAAAAAATTCCCGGCGGTAATCTGGAGCATTAATCAGGCCCAGAACCGCCTGACGATTACTGTTAAGCCTTAGGAGCAGCAATTTACGCCGCTGAACTTATGCTAAAACAACAAAGGTGCCGCAAAGCGTTCATGGTACGAACGCCTTGCGGCACCTTTTATCATCATCCCGGTTGCTAACAACATTTCAAAGAACGTTACGACGGTCCCGAAGGACCTTGCGGCGGTCTTTGCTGGGAGCCTCTGCCCTGGGCATCGCGGCTCTGATACTCCCGGGACGGATTACTCTTCGGGTGGTTGTCCCGGCTTTGATGATCCCGGGACTGGTTCTCGCGAGGGCCTTTTCTGCCCTGATAATCCCTGTTCCGGTTGTCTCTTCCGCGATCCTTGGCGGGTCTGTCTTTGGAAGTATATTCTCTGGATGGCACCTCTTTGGAAACGGCCGATTCCGCCTGAAACTTTCTTGAGGAAATCTGCGGAATGCCTTCCTCTCTGGCAGCGGCCGTCTGGGAGACCGGCCCTTTGCCCGGAATCTCCTTTGAAGCTTCGCCAGGCTCCTTGACCAGAATATCTTTGGCGTCCGGGTCCTTTGGAGCATCCTTCATCTTGCGGAGGACAAAAT encodes:
- a CDS encoding YutD family protein, whose protein sequence is MIVIGGKCYELMVNHKEGWNPEGFRGRYSEVLDRYDYIVGDWGYSQLRLKGFYRDNHPKANRDTVISGLIDYINEYCNFGCAYFVLRKMKDAPKDPDAKDILVKEPGEASKEIPGKGPVSQTAAAREEGIPQISSRKFQAESAVSKEVPSREYTSKDRPAKDRGRDNRNRDYQGRKGPRENQSRDHQSRDNHPKSNPSREYQSRDAQGRGSQQRPPQGPSGPS